In one window of bacterium DNA:
- a CDS encoding UPF0182 family protein → MRELPATSSKKPWALIVFGIVLVFFVFGSTFVQIYTNWMWYAHDVRRPEIFKTLYITRFWLFLAGFVLSALFASFNWVPAIRATLILGVGTSDLEMIVMQVFGWLQRGVLRLVMIIAPIIGLFYGAFAASGWQDFLLYQNAITIGKTDPVFHQDLGFYLFKLSFLQFAAQYLLWMVIFIGGITAAIYFINRLTGMIGSVSVRTPVMRTHLLILIALFFVLVAWNMSLGRFNYLFSANAVLTGVSYSDAHARIPLINGLVWGALILAVLSLLNIRAGRAFTPVIAGAIVWAIVGFVGMYLYAGVIVEKFSVVPNQSKLESQYIARNINATRAAYALDKIEVRDITYTEEPSSAELNASQTTLENMRVWDPRVLSDAYNNLQALWPYYRFNQEPTGDEAVNSIDVDRYIINGKQRVTMLAARELYTEGLPASSKTWIALHLQYTHGYGIVMNQVNAATPEGAPLFITQNIPPQSPPNLTLKEPGIYYGESDSGPIYANSSIPENDYPMGAAQKTTHYRGTNGIPIGGSHWFTRMMFAFRFGDSNLMLTKEITPQTKLLYQRAISARAQAVFPFLKLDPDPYIVNADGKLYWMLDAYTTSNKYPYSSLYGAWGLDLNYVRNSIKIVIDAYDGTVTGYISDTDDPVLKVYQRIFPNLFKPLDQMPPTLKRHIRYPEGLFRIQSGMYRFYHMTDPQVFYQKSDAWEIPNENLEVGKKIQMSPYYVQMRLPDAPTDAFQLILPFTAYQRQNLIGWMSAQCDPENYGRLVVYRFPDQVTVPGPETVYSFFQQNPEISPQMTLWNSAQGGSQALFGNLLVIPIGKSLIYVQPVFLRATTQDTGGSIPELRAVMVGAGRRTTIAPTFEEALKKLFVGQKVPQTVTLTPSGKPQPQQKPNTVINLVNEANIAYEAALNAQKQGNWAEYGKQQQRLGETIKKLKQTSGQ, encoded by the coding sequence GTGTTCGGGATCGTTTTGGTGTTTTTCGTTTTCGGAAGCACCTTTGTCCAGATCTACACTAACTGGATGTGGTATGCCCACGATGTTAGACGTCCTGAGATATTTAAAACGCTTTACATTACACGGTTTTGGCTATTTCTCGCTGGGTTTGTCCTCAGCGCCTTATTTGCATCCTTCAACTGGGTCCCTGCTATTCGCGCTACGTTGATTTTGGGCGTAGGCACGAGTGACCTCGAGATGATTGTGATGCAGGTGTTTGGATGGCTTCAGCGCGGGGTTTTAAGACTGGTTATGATTATTGCGCCGATAATCGGTCTTTTTTACGGGGCTTTTGCCGCTTCGGGTTGGCAAGATTTCCTCTTATACCAGAATGCCATTACTATAGGTAAGACCGACCCTGTTTTCCATCAAGACCTTGGGTTTTATCTTTTCAAATTATCTTTCCTGCAATTCGCCGCTCAATATCTGCTTTGGATGGTGATTTTTATTGGCGGCATAACAGCTGCGATTTACTTCATCAATCGACTCACCGGCATGATAGGTTCGGTTAGCGTCCGAACCCCTGTGATGAGAACGCACTTATTAATCCTAATTGCGCTCTTCTTCGTCTTAGTGGCGTGGAACATGTCATTAGGACGATTTAACTATCTCTTCTCCGCCAACGCTGTTTTGACAGGGGTTTCGTACTCAGATGCCCATGCTCGAATTCCGCTTATTAACGGGCTTGTTTGGGGCGCTCTTATCTTAGCGGTTTTGAGCTTGCTAAATATCCGAGCGGGTAGAGCGTTCACACCGGTTATTGCCGGAGCGATTGTCTGGGCGATTGTTGGGTTTGTCGGTATGTACTTGTATGCCGGTGTAATCGTCGAGAAATTCAGCGTTGTCCCGAACCAAAGCAAACTGGAAAGCCAATATATCGCTCGTAACATCAACGCGACGCGGGCGGCATATGCGCTCGATAAAATCGAAGTTCGAGATATTACTTATACTGAAGAGCCTTCGTCTGCCGAGTTAAACGCCAGCCAAACCACGCTTGAGAATATGCGAGTATGGGACCCGCGTGTCTTATCTGATGCCTATAATAACCTGCAGGCGCTCTGGCCTTACTATCGCTTCAATCAAGAACCGACTGGTGATGAGGCGGTTAATAGCATCGATGTAGACAGGTATATCATTAACGGCAAACAGCGAGTAACAATGCTTGCCGCGCGCGAGCTTTATACGGAAGGGCTACCTGCTTCCTCCAAAACTTGGATTGCGCTCCACCTGCAATACACCCATGGTTATGGGATCGTTATGAACCAGGTTAATGCCGCAACGCCTGAGGGTGCGCCGTTATTTATCACTCAAAATATTCCTCCCCAATCACCGCCTAATTTAACCCTTAAAGAACCCGGCATCTATTACGGTGAGTCTGACAGCGGGCCTATTTACGCTAATTCAAGCATCCCTGAAAATGATTACCCAATGGGCGCTGCTCAGAAGACTACTCATTATCGCGGAACCAACGGTATTCCTATCGGCGGATCACACTGGTTTACCAGAATGATGTTTGCCTTTAGGTTTGGCGATAGCAACTTGATGCTCACAAAGGAAATTACGCCTCAAACGAAACTCCTCTACCAAAGGGCAATATCTGCACGCGCTCAGGCAGTCTTTCCATTTCTGAAACTGGACCCTGATCCCTATATTGTTAACGCTGACGGCAAACTCTACTGGATGCTTGATGCCTACACCACGAGTAACAAATACCCTTACAGCTCATTATATGGAGCTTGGGGTTTAGATTTGAACTATGTCCGCAACAGCATCAAAATAGTAATTGACGCTTATGACGGCACTGTTACAGGATACATCAGTGACACCGACGATCCAGTCTTGAAGGTCTATCAGCGCATTTTCCCCAATCTTTTCAAGCCTTTGGATCAAATGCCGCCAACGCTTAAACGACACATTCGCTATCCGGAAGGCCTCTTCCGAATCCAATCGGGCATGTATCGCTTCTACCATATGACCGACCCGCAAGTGTTTTATCAGAAGAGCGATGCTTGGGAAATCCCCAATGAAAACTTGGAAGTGGGCAAAAAAATTCAGATGTCGCCGTACTATGTACAAATGCGATTGCCGGATGCCCCAACGGATGCTTTCCAACTCATTCTGCCCTTCACCGCTTACCAAAGGCAGAACTTGATTGGGTGGATGAGCGCTCAATGCGATCCTGAAAACTATGGACGTTTGGTCGTCTACCGCTTCCCCGACCAGGTGACTGTTCCTGGTCCGGAAACAGTCTATTCTTTCTTCCAGCAAAACCCTGAGATTTCTCCACAAATGACACTTTGGAACAGCGCTCAAGGCGGTTCACAGGCATTATTCGGCAACTTGCTGGTCATCCCAATTGGCAAGAGCTTAATTTATGTCCAACCGGTTTTCTTGAGAGCGACAACACAGGATACCGGCGGATCAATCCCTGAGTTGCGCGCTGTTATGGTGGGGGCGGGAAGACGTACGACTATCGCGCCAACTTTTGAGGAAGCGCTTAAGAAACTTTTTGTCGGACAAAAAGTCCCGCAAACGGTTACCCTGACGCCTAGTGGGAAACCTCAACCGCAACAAAAACCAAACACCGTCATAAATTTGGTCAACGAAGCTAATATCGCTTATGAAGCAGCTCTTAATGCTCAAAAACAAGGCAACTGGGCTGAATACGGC